TCTTGAGCTAGTTGCGCTTTCTTTCTTTCAATTTGAAACTCAAGACGCCTGATAGTGTCATCGACTGATGGCATAGACGTGATATGAATTGCCATTTAAGACCCCCGGACTTTCGCTATGGCTGCCTCAAACGCCTGGTCAAGCTTCTCTTGCCAGCCGTCCTGTTGAATGGTCTCAGTTAAAAACTCCGGACTGTCGGCCAGAAACTCCATCTGTCCGCCGATATCCTTCAGTCGCCGGGTGAGCTCCTGCTCATGTTCTTTCTCTTCAGGGGCGATATGATTATAGATCTCCGCGGTAACTTTATCGCCATAAGAACTTGCGTTCTCGGCTCTCTCTTTATAGTCTTTCTGGGCCTTGATCTCTTCACGGATGCTCTGGGCCAGGTCCCTATGAACGATAGATCTCCCGCTTCTCTTCCAAACATCACCCTCTTCAGATTTGCTAATGGGATGGCTCTCTCGCTTATCTTCCCAAGCCGGAACCTCTAACCAAGCTGTTTGATCTTCATGGTTGTCCGGTTCGTCAATCCCTACTACGAATCCTGAAAACCTTTCGTTGCCGAGTTTAAACTCGATTTCCTCACCAATTCTTACGAATGAGTTTTCCTCCGTATCCGGTATAAATTCAACCTTAGGAGGCGTTTCACCACGCTGTACCATACCCTTGAGTTCTTTCTGCCAGGAATCCCAGGAAACTATTGAGCCGACTTGGACACCGGAAAGGAAACGGACAAACCGGGGGGCTTTCTTGACGGCCGGCAGCAGGCCAGGTTCTGCAACAGGGTCCCCACCGGCTATGACGAAGAGATCTCCATACCTAACGAACTTGCCGCCCAGGTTATTAAAGACGGCGTTCCAAACGGAGTCGGGGACTCCCAGCGGATTCAGGCCGCTCTCGCCACTATAAATAGGAAGGTCAACCTCTTCGAACATATTGCCGGTCAGAACCGATTCGGCGTACTTGACCGGGTCATGTTTGGTCTTGGCCATGTACTCGTTGTTACAGGGAAGCAGCTTTTCGGGGAATAGCGCCGGCTGGTCCATTCGCCTGCCACTGTTTAACCTCATAAGATCTCCGAGGTTTAAAGCATCGATCTCATTGGCGACTTTCCTTTCCTCATCACCGAGAGAGCTGGACTTCCAATTTGCCCAGGCCGACATATTATAGATCGCATCAACGGCAACGTAACCGTCCTTCGTTACGGGACTGCATTTTCTCTTATAATCGTGAGGAAAATGGACAGCTCTGCTAATTAAAACATAAGAAGGCAGCGCGGTAAAATCACTCCACTTTATATAATGTGTTCCCGGTACCTCTCCTTTTACCGGCAGTTGGCTCTTCTCTTTTACCCTGGCTTCCAGTTTCTCGATAATAACCTGGACGCCTGGTGACCTGGGATTACCGAACATCCACCTGACTATATTATTGATATTATCAACCTTGTTCAGATAGCGGTCGAAATATGGTCTATCATCAAAACTAAGATTGCTAAGGAAGCTAATATCAGTAAATATTTGATCCAGGTCATAAACAGTAAGGCTATCCATCATTTCCTGGATATGCTTCAAATCAACTCCGCAGATATCGGAAAGGGTCTTCTGCTCCGGATCAATCACACTGGCTTTCAGTTTCTCAACCGATTGAACTTTCAGCCAGACAGGCTTAGATTTGCTAGGTATATTTGCCTTGACATACTTCTGATTGAGATCGATAGGCTCATTAGCAGGGAGCAATTCCAGTTCTTTAACAGCGGCCAGGTAACCAGCCGGGCCGCTCAGGCTTTTGGGCTTGTACTGGCCCTATAGGTCATGGCATGGCTGCCTTTAGCTAATGCTCCCATACTTTCGGCGTAATCCAGAACGCTCTTTTCGAATTCTCCGCTGGGTGACTCGGATCCCCACCAGTGC
This genomic interval from Dehalococcoidales bacterium contains the following:
- a CDS encoding ferritin family protein; translated protein: MLPANEPIDLNQKYVKANIPSKSKPVWLKVQSVEKLKASVIDPEQKTLSDICGVDLKHIQEMMDSLTVYDLDQIFTDISFLSNLSFDDRPYFDRYLNKVDNINNIVRWMFGNPRSPGVQVIIEKLEARVKEKSQLPVKGEVPGTHYIKWSDFTALPSYVLISRAVHFPHDYKRKCSPVTKDGYVAVDAIYNMSAWANWKSSSLGDEERKVANEIDALNLGDLMRLNSGRRMDQPALFPEKLLPCNNEYMAKTKHDPVKYAESVLTGNMFEEVDLPIYSGESGLNPLGVPDSVWNAVFNNLGGKFVRYGDLFVIAGGDPVAEPGLLPAVKKAPRFVRFLSGVQVGSIVSWDSWQKELKGMVQRGETPPKVEFIPDTEENSFVRIGEEIEFKLGNERFSGFVVGIDEPDNHEDQTAWLEVPAWEDKRESHPISKSEEGDVWKRSGRSIVHRDLAQSIREEIKAQKDYKERAENASSYGDKVTAEIYNHIAPEEKEHEQELTRRLKDIGGQMEFLADSPEFLTETIQQDGWQEKLDQAFEAAIAKVRGS